One Poecilia reticulata strain Guanapo linkage group LG4, Guppy_female_1.0+MT, whole genome shotgun sequence genomic window carries:
- the LOC103463066 gene encoding leucine-rich repeat-containing protein 19-like: MASSVNQTSIPPLTTNDTTITRIPKPPSHNWEVLVGVLAVAISVSLLLALLAKCQVVRRYLASYRHTRLREPDTISHSDSSGMDVEFDMRRGRMDPHCLPPVSEEDDDGFIEDNYIPASERARAERAAEDMEEDTEEEMDVIEFSIT; this comes from the exons ATGGCATCATCAGTAAATCAAACATCCATACCACCACTAACAACTAATG ACACCACAATAACCCGCATACCAAAACCTCCCAGTCACAACTGGGAGGTTTTGGTTGGTGTTCTGGCCGTAGCCATCTCCGTCTCCCTTCTCCTCGCCCTTCTTGCCAAATGTCAGGTGGTCCGGCGTTACCTGGCCAGCTACAGGCACACGCGCCTGAGGGAGCCCGATACCATTAGCCATTCTGACTCTTCAG GCATGGATGTAGAGTTTGATATGCGCAGGGGACGAATGGACCCTCACTGCCTCCCCCCTGTGAGCGAGGAGGATGACGACGGCTTCATTGAAGACAACTACATCCCGGCCAGTGAGCGAGCCCGGGCTGAGAGAGCAGCCGAGGACATGGAGGAAGACACAGAAGAAGAGATGGATGTGATTGAATTCAGCATCACTTAG
- the LOC103463065 gene encoding type III endosome membrane protein TEMP-like, with translation CLTDTTITRIPKPPSHNWEVLVGVLAVAISVSLLLALLAKCQVVRRYLASYRHTRLREPDTISHSDSSGMDVEFDMRRGRMDPHCLPPVSEEDDDGFIEDNYIPASERARAERAAEDMEEDTEEEMDVIEFSIT, from the exons TGTCTTACAGACACCACAATAACCCGCATACCAAAACCTCCCAGTCACAACTGGGAGGTTTTGGTTGGTGTTCTGGCCGTAGCCATCTCCGTCTCCCTTCTCCTCGCCCTTCTTGCCAAATGTCAGGTGGTCCGGCGTTACCTGGCCAGCTACAGGCACACGCGCCTGAGGGAGCCCGATACCATTAGCCATTCTGACTCTTCAG GCATGGATGTAGAGTTTGATATGCGCAGGGGACGAATGGACCCTCACTGCCTCCCCCCTGTGAGCGAGGAGGATGACGACGGCTTCATTGAAGACAACTACATCCCGGCCAGTGAGCGAGCCCGGGCTGAGAGAGCAGCCGAGGACATGGAGGAAGACACAGAAGAAGAGATGGATGTGATTGAATTCAGCATCACTTAG